In Tolypothrix sp. NIES-4075, the following proteins share a genomic window:
- a CDS encoding GTP-binding protein, translated as MEILRIVITGGVGAGKSSLIRTISEIDVVDTDKEATDELAEIKDKTTVAMDFGRITIAANQSLHLYGTPGQTRFDFMWDILIRKAQAYILLVAAHRPDHFRYARKIVKFMNERVQIPYLIGVTHTDCADAWELEDVALALGFVDETTRPPLIAVNATETASVKEALMAIVLELAKSCQHQL; from the coding sequence TAGCTTGATTCGCACAATTAGTGAAATTGATGTTGTTGACACGGACAAGGAAGCTACAGATGAACTAGCAGAAATCAAGGATAAAACTACCGTAGCAATGGACTTTGGGCGGATCACCATAGCAGCCAATCAATCACTGCATCTTTATGGGACACCAGGACAAACGCGATTTGACTTTATGTGGGACATCTTGATTCGTAAAGCTCAAGCTTACATCCTGTTAGTAGCTGCACACCGCCCCGATCATTTCCGTTATGCTCGGAAAATTGTCAAGTTTATGAATGAAAGGGTGCAAATTCCTTATTTAATTGGGGTAACTCATACTGATTGCGCGGATGCTTGGGAACTCGAAGATGTGGCGTTAGCTTTGGGATTTGTGGATGAAACTACTCGACCGCCTTTGATAGCTGTAAATGCTACCGAAACAGCTTCAGTAAAAGAAGCATTAATGGCGATCGTTTTAGAATTAGCCAAATCTTGCCAACATCAACTTTAA
- a CDS encoding roadblock/LC7 domain-containing protein — protein sequence MPLGKILKLLAGAFQKTPTESVNASKLPTTENTTLPTTTENLETLPISTENTEIDLPIILEEKVMINTSMLQDELQNFVSGTSDVQGAALVSPDGLALASVLPGGMDDERTAAMSASMLSLGERIGRELARGNVERIVVEGEKGYGVLVGCSNDAVLLVLANASVKQGLLFLEVKRAVARIAPLLG from the coding sequence ATGCCTTTAGGCAAAATCCTGAAGCTACTCGCAGGGGCATTTCAGAAAACGCCTACTGAGTCCGTAAATGCATCAAAATTGCCAACAACGGAGAATACGACCTTACCGACAACTACCGAAAATCTCGAAACGTTACCAATAAGTACGGAAAACACGGAAATAGATTTACCAATAATTTTGGAGGAAAAAGTCATGATTAACACTTCGATGCTACAAGACGAACTGCAAAACTTTGTCAGCGGCACCTCTGATGTTCAAGGCGCAGCTTTAGTCAGTCCTGATGGCTTGGCTTTAGCTTCGGTACTACCTGGAGGTATGGACGACGAACGTACCGCTGCAATGTCTGCATCTATGCTTTCCTTGGGAGAACGCATCGGACGCGAACTCGCTCGCGGTAATGTTGAGCGAATTGTCGTCGAAGGTGAGAAAGGCTATGGAGTTTTGGTTGGCTGTAGTAATGACGCTGTTTTATTAGTTTTGGCTAATGCATCGGTAAAACAAGGCTTATTGTTTCTAGAAGTTAAACGAGCCGTTGCGAGAATTGCACCTTTACTTGGTTAG
- a CDS encoding hydrocarbon-binding protein codes for MSRPILGDFSSIVCFKSAIVGMEDALGEKATAIALISAGRRRGKLLAQELGLAGANLSLDDIASKLGFAFGKDGTRLCIINRIEAEGDVIKVYTSETLCSTGEPQGSDRKCTYTLGAVWGALQQTFGKRFQGKHTESVLRGGKYDVFEFTEMNS; via the coding sequence ATGTCACGTCCAATACTGGGAGATTTCAGTAGTATAGTTTGTTTCAAGTCGGCAATTGTCGGCATGGAAGATGCTTTGGGTGAAAAAGCAACAGCGATCGCTTTAATTTCAGCCGGTCGCAGACGTGGTAAACTTTTGGCACAAGAATTAGGTTTAGCAGGTGCAAACTTGTCTTTAGATGATATTGCCTCCAAACTTGGGTTTGCTTTTGGTAAAGATGGTACTCGTTTATGTATCATTAATCGTATCGAAGCCGAAGGAGATGTTATCAAAGTTTACACTTCCGAAACTTTATGTTCTACGGGGGAACCTCAAGGTTCAGACCGTAAATGTACTTACACTTTAGGTGCTGTTTGGGGGGCACTACAGCAAACCTTCGGCAAGCGCTTCCAAGGAAAACACACAGAATCTGTACTTCGCGGTGGTAAGTACGATGTATTTGAGTTTACTGAAATGAATTCATAA
- a CDS encoding ChuX/HutX family heme-like substrate-binding protein, translating into MTLKEFLEACETLGTLRLIVTSSAAVLEARGKIEKLFYAELPKGKYANMHTEGFEFHLNMDKITQVKFETGEAKRGNFTTYAIRFLDEKQEAALSLFLQWGKPGEYEPGQVEAWHALREQYGEVWQPTPLTEIGNG; encoded by the coding sequence ATGACTTTAAAAGAATTTTTAGAAGCTTGCGAAACTCTAGGAACTCTACGTTTAATTGTTACTAGCAGCGCTGCTGTATTAGAAGCGCGTGGCAAAATAGAAAAGCTGTTTTATGCAGAGTTACCCAAAGGGAAGTACGCTAACATGCACACTGAAGGTTTTGAATTTCACTTGAATATGGATAAAATTACTCAGGTGAAATTTGAAACGGGTGAAGCGAAACGGGGCAATTTTACCACCTATGCCATCCGCTTTCTGGATGAGAAACAAGAAGCCGCTTTAAGTTTATTTTTACAATGGGGTAAACCGGGAGAATATGAACCCGGTCAAGTCGAAGCTTGGCACGCTTTACGAGAACAGTATGGAGAAGTTTGGCAACCTACACCTTTGACAGAGATAGGGAATGGGTAA
- a CDS encoding PhoH family protein, whose product MAAALPIQLPNIESAIALAGQHEENLKTISRQTGANLVLRGQELHIAGTEKQIDLASRLVRSLEDLWTSGNTITSADILTARQALDSDRTEELHELQRDVLARTRRGEEIRAKTFRQRQYINALRQRDLTFCVGPAGTGKTFLAVVVAVQALLANEFEKLILTRPAVEAGEKLGFLPGDLQQKVNPYLRPLYDAINEFIDPEKVPNLMERGVIEVAPLAYMRGRTLNNAFVIVDEAQNTTPAQMKMVLTRLGFHSRMVITGDITQTDLLPHQESGLSVALHILKNVQGISFCQFSQKDVVRHALVQRIVAAYEQHEK is encoded by the coding sequence ATGGCAGCTGCCTTGCCAATTCAACTGCCGAATATCGAAAGCGCGATCGCGCTAGCGGGACAACATGAAGAAAATCTCAAAACCATATCCCGGCAAACAGGAGCTAACCTGGTGCTACGGGGACAGGAATTACACATTGCTGGTACAGAAAAACAAATTGATTTAGCTAGTCGATTAGTGCGATCGCTTGAAGATTTGTGGACTAGTGGTAATACCATCACTAGCGCCGATATTTTAACAGCTCGTCAGGCTTTGGATAGCGATCGCACTGAAGAGTTACACGAGTTGCAGCGAGATGTTCTTGCCAGAACTCGCAGAGGAGAAGAAATCCGTGCCAAAACCTTTCGACAGCGACAGTACATTAACGCTCTACGTCAGCGAGACTTGACATTCTGCGTCGGTCCTGCTGGTACTGGCAAGACTTTCCTCGCTGTTGTCGTTGCTGTGCAAGCACTTCTTGCCAACGAATTTGAAAAGCTTATTTTAACTCGTCCTGCCGTCGAAGCCGGTGAAAAACTCGGCTTTTTGCCTGGAGACTTACAACAGAAAGTAAATCCATATCTCCGTCCACTCTACGACGCCATCAATGAATTTATCGACCCCGAAAAAGTACCTAATTTGATGGAACGCGGTGTAATAGAAGTTGCACCCCTCGCCTATATGCGGGGACGCACTCTCAACAACGCTTTTGTGATTGTAGACGAAGCTCAAAATACCACACCCGCTCAAATGAAAATGGTTTTGACTCGTTTGGGCTTTCATTCTCGGATGGTGATTACAGGTGACATAACACAAACCGATTTGTTACCTCACCAAGAATCTGGATTATCGGTGGCGTTACATATTTTAAAGAATGTTCAAGGCATTTCCTTTTGCCAATTTTCTCAGAAAGATGTCGTGCGCCATGCTTTAGTTCAGCGAATTGTCGCTGCTTACGAACAACATGAAAAATAA
- a CDS encoding KH domain-containing protein: MFLNSSVQKPHHNDETKLRTASPDYVRLVKFLVQPFLESPQSLSVDCEVSHILKRVWIRIAFDSADKGKVFGRGGRNIQAIRTVIAAAAETAGQSVYLDIYGSNAQGREGMSFDEDSEERLPAPKSRPREGNDSRPIVKPRVRSSFN, from the coding sequence ATGTTTTTGAACAGCTCAGTGCAAAAGCCGCATCATAACGACGAAACAAAATTGAGGACAGCCAGCCCTGACTACGTTAGGCTGGTAAAGTTTTTAGTGCAGCCGTTTTTGGAATCTCCGCAGTCTTTAAGCGTCGATTGTGAAGTTTCTCACATCCTCAAACGAGTTTGGATTCGCATAGCCTTTGACAGCGCAGATAAAGGAAAAGTGTTTGGTCGCGGAGGACGCAATATCCAGGCGATTCGCACGGTTATTGCCGCAGCCGCCGAAACAGCTGGACAATCAGTATACCTAGATATCTACGGCAGTAATGCCCAAGGTCGAGAAGGTATGTCTTTTGATGAAGATTCCGAAGAGCGATTACCAGCACCAAAATCGAGACCAAGAGAAGGAAACGACTCACGACCTATTGTTAAACCCCGCGTCCGCTCTAGTTTCAACTAG
- the rpsP gene encoding 30S ribosomal protein S16 — protein MIKLRLKRYGKKREVSYRIVAINSLARRDGRPLEELGFYNPRTDEVRLDVDGIVKRLQQGAQPTDTVRSILQKANVFEQLSAKAAS, from the coding sequence ATGATTAAACTGCGCTTAAAGCGATACGGAAAAAAACGGGAAGTAAGTTATCGTATTGTCGCTATTAACAGCCTCGCTCGCCGCGATGGTCGTCCCCTAGAAGAACTTGGATTTTACAACCCCAGAACCGATGAAGTGCGACTCGATGTTGATGGTATTGTGAAGCGACTGCAACAAGGCGCTCAACCAACTGACACCGTGCGTAGCATATTACAAAAAGCTAATGTTTTTGAACAGCTCAGTGCAAAAGCCGCATCATAA
- the ffh gene encoding signal recognition particle protein, whose translation MFDALSDRLEAAWKKLRGQDKISQSNIQDALREVRRALLEADVNLQVVKDFITEVEEKAQGAEVTAGVRPDQQFIKIVYDELVQVMGDVNVPLAQAEKSPTVVLMAGLQGTGKTTATAKLALHLRKLERSCLMVATDVYRPAAIDQLITLGKQIDVPVFELGSDADPVEIARQGIERGRSEGIDTVIIDTAGRLQIDEEMMGELARIKQTVQPHETLLVVDSMTGQEAANLTRTFHEQIGITGAILTKLDGDSRGGAALSVRQISGAPIKFVGVGEKVEALQPFYPDRMASRILGMGDVLTLVEKAQEEMDLADAEKMQEKILSAKFDFTDFLKQLRLLKNMGSLGGIIKMIPGMNKLSDDQLKQGETQLKRCEAMINSMTKQERHDPDLLASSPSRRRRIAGGSGYREADVSKLVADFQKMRSLMQQMGQGGGMPGMPGMFGGGMGNPYPAGNRPPAPGWRGYTGAASAKKKKKDKKKKGFGNL comes from the coding sequence ATGTTTGATGCTCTATCTGACCGTTTAGAAGCTGCCTGGAAGAAACTGCGAGGACAGGACAAAATTTCCCAATCCAACATTCAAGACGCTTTGCGTGAAGTGCGTCGCGCTTTGTTGGAAGCAGATGTCAATCTTCAGGTAGTCAAAGATTTTATTACCGAAGTCGAGGAAAAGGCTCAGGGAGCCGAGGTAACTGCTGGCGTGCGACCTGACCAACAGTTCATTAAAATTGTTTACGATGAGCTGGTGCAGGTAATGGGGGATGTGAATGTTCCCTTAGCACAAGCTGAAAAATCACCCACCGTTGTGCTGATGGCTGGGTTGCAGGGAACCGGTAAAACCACAGCCACAGCTAAGTTAGCTTTACATTTACGTAAATTAGAACGCAGCTGCTTAATGGTGGCAACAGACGTGTATCGTCCGGCAGCTATTGACCAGCTAATAACACTAGGTAAGCAAATTGACGTGCCAGTTTTTGAACTGGGAAGCGATGCTGACCCAGTAGAAATTGCCCGTCAAGGTATCGAACGCGGTCGTTCAGAAGGTATTGACACAGTAATTATCGATACTGCGGGTCGCTTGCAAATTGATGAAGAGATGATGGGGGAGTTAGCCCGCATCAAACAAACAGTCCAACCGCACGAAACGCTCTTGGTAGTGGACTCGATGACCGGTCAAGAAGCGGCAAATCTCACCCGCACCTTCCATGAGCAAATCGGCATTACTGGAGCGATTCTTACCAAACTCGATGGCGATAGCCGTGGTGGTGCGGCTTTATCAGTGCGGCAAATTTCCGGTGCGCCGATTAAGTTTGTCGGCGTGGGTGAAAAAGTCGAGGCTCTGCAACCATTTTACCCTGACCGGATGGCATCGCGAATTTTGGGAATGGGCGATGTTCTGACGCTGGTAGAAAAAGCCCAAGAAGAAATGGACTTGGCAGATGCCGAGAAAATGCAGGAGAAAATCTTATCGGCAAAGTTCGATTTTACCGACTTTCTCAAACAGTTGCGCCTGCTGAAAAACATGGGATCGCTGGGTGGTATCATCAAGATGATTCCAGGGATGAACAAGCTATCAGACGATCAGCTAAAGCAGGGAGAAACACAACTCAAGCGTTGTGAGGCGATGATTAACTCGATGACCAAACAGGAACGCCACGATCCTGATTTATTGGCAAGTTCTCCCAGCCGACGGCGGAGAATTGCCGGTGGTTCTGGTTATAGAGAAGCCGATGTGAGTAAGTTGGTAGCTGATTTCCAAAAAATGCGATCGCTCATGCAGCAAATGGGTCAAGGTGGCGGTATGCCCGGTATGCCCGGTATGTTCGGCGGCGGTATGGGCAACCCCTACCCAGCAGGCAATCGTCCCCCCGCCCCAGGATGGCGAGGTTATACTGGCGCTGCAAGTGCTAAAAAGAAAAAGAAAGACAAAAAGAAGAAAGGCTTTGGTAATCTTTAG
- a CDS encoding pentapeptide repeat-containing protein encodes MTLTNRKNSTFSQEAKAELISLLKQIIILAAIGLIVMLLTNGKPPVVVVGLSFCLTAFFVARNEQKRVLQKPQLTSQTDNLSAPNLNDADLSDAEINQLSVDQDLLQKLVYQVSSEQLSKAHFLLANLSNANLNNINLDDVYFSGTDFSNAQLVNTSFLNGNFCGANLSNANLSNANLSNANLSNANLSNANLSNANLSNVNLSSANLNNAQLIDANLSNANLSDANFSGANLNDTNLSGVYLWNGNFNDAQLVGANFSNAYMNSAKLKNANLSSADLKNAKLSDAKLKDANLSNADLRGADLSSANLKNANFSDANLKDANLCGANLEDANLNNADLRNTDLSNANLNNAKVEKTRFGSNQGFSEEMKLELKLIGAIFEDNW; translated from the coding sequence ATGACTCTAACCAATCGGAAAAATAGTACTTTTTCTCAAGAAGCGAAAGCAGAACTGATTTCATTGCTCAAGCAGATTATTATTCTGGCTGCTATAGGTCTTATAGTGATGCTGCTGACGAACGGTAAACCACCAGTAGTTGTGGTTGGTTTGAGCTTTTGCTTAACTGCTTTTTTTGTAGCCAGAAACGAACAGAAGCGGGTTTTGCAAAAGCCTCAATTGACATCTCAAACTGACAATTTATCAGCACCTAACCTCAACGATGCTGACTTGAGCGATGCGGAAATTAATCAGCTATCAGTTGATCAAGATTTGCTACAAAAATTAGTTTATCAAGTATCTTCAGAGCAATTAAGCAAAGCTCACTTTCTCCTTGCCAACCTCAGCAATGCTAACCTCAATAATATCAACCTTGATGATGTATATTTCAGTGGTACTGATTTTAGTAATGCTCAGTTAGTAAATACCAGCTTTTTAAATGGCAACTTCTGCGGTGCAAACCTCAGCAATGCGAATCTTAGCAATGCCAACCTCAGCAATGCCAACCTCAGCAATGCTAATCTCAGCAATGCCAACCTCAGCAATGCTAATCTCAGCAATGTAAACCTCAGCAGTGCCAACCTCAACAATGCTCAGTTAATAGATGCAAACCTCAGCAATGCTAACCTTAGTGATGCCAACTTCAGTGGTGCTAACCTCAACGATACCAACCTTAGTGGTGTTTACTTATGGAATGGCAACTTCAACGATGCTCAACTAGTAGGTGCGAACTTCAGCAATGCCTACATGAACAGTGCCAAGTTGAAAAATGCTAATCTCAGCAGTGCCGATCTCAAAAATGCTAAACTGAGCGATGCCAAACTTAAAGATGCTAACCTCAGCAATGCCGACCTGAGAGGGGCAGACCTCAGCAGTGCTAATTTGAAGAATGCTAACTTTAGCGATGCTAACCTCAAAGATGCGAATTTATGTGGGGCTAATTTAGAGGATGCGAATTTGAATAATGCTGACTTGAGAAATACTGATTTGAGCAATGCCAACTTGAATAATGCGAAAGTCGAGAAAACTCGCTTTGGATCGAATCAAGGCTTTTCTGAAGAGATGAAGCTAGAGTTAAAGCTTATAGGGGCAATTTTTGAAGATAATTGGTAA
- a CDS encoding Uma2 family endonuclease — MEIDITSSSENRFEVYADFGVPEIWRYDGKSFRINILQNQEYVTVERSLAFPNLPIAEISSFLQQVG; from the coding sequence GTGGAAATTGATATTACTAGTAGTTCGGAAAATCGCTTTGAAGTATATGCAGATTTTGGTGTGCCGGAAATTTGGCGATATGATGGCAAGTCTTTCCGTATTAATATACTTCAGAATCAAGAATATGTAACTGTTGAAAGAAGTTTAGCATTTCCTAATTTACCTATTGCAGAAATCTCTAGTTTTTTACAACAGGTTGGGTAG